A genome region from Coprococcus phoceensis includes the following:
- a CDS encoding pyridoxamine 5'-phosphate oxidase family protein produces MMRRKDREITDIEEIRDIIEKCKVCRLAMQDEEGLYLVPLNFGYEFEEESLALYFHSAKEGRKLRAIQKNLKVCFEMDCEHALIEANTPCAYGYEYACVMGNGKATILEHTEEKRLALSKLMWHQTGKEFEISEQMADSVAVIKVIAESYTGKTCRR; encoded by the coding sequence ATGATGAGAAGAAAAGACAGAGAGATCACAGACATAGAGGAAATCAGAGATATCATAGAGAAATGTAAAGTATGCAGACTTGCCATGCAGGACGAAGAAGGCTTGTATCTGGTGCCGTTAAATTTTGGTTATGAATTTGAAGAAGAATCTTTAGCGCTCTATTTTCACAGTGCAAAGGAAGGAAGAAAGCTGCGTGCAATTCAAAAAAATTTGAAGGTGTGTTTTGAGATGGACTGTGAACATGCGCTGATTGAGGCAAATACACCTTGTGCATATGGTTATGAATATGCTTGCGTGATGGGAAACGGAAAAGCGACGATTCTTGAACATACAGAGGAAAAGCGTTTAGCTCTTTCCAAACTGATGTGGCATCAGACCGGAAAAGAGTTTGAAATCTCAGAACAGATGGCAGATAGTGTGGCTGTGATAAAAGTAATTGCAGAGTCTTACACCGGAAAGACGTGCAGAAGATAA
- a CDS encoding GNAT family N-acetyltransferase has protein sequence MSKSVIRIAKPEDAEELLKIYAPYVKHTAITFEYEVPTVEEFRDRIEHILKRHPYLAAERDGELIGYAYAGVFNERAACDRSVETAIYVRQDGRKDGIGRMLYEALEKILSEQNILNLNACIAYVDDDDPYLTKNSVEFHNHMGYRFVGRFRRCGYKFGRWYDLVWMEKYIGEHVEKPEKVIWFDEMKYDKMKRGI, from the coding sequence ATGTCAAAGAGTGTTATCAGAATTGCGAAACCCGAAGATGCAGAGGAACTTTTGAAAATTTATGCACCATATGTGAAGCACACTGCGATTACATTCGAGTATGAGGTTCCGACGGTGGAAGAGTTTCGAGACAGAATAGAACATATTTTAAAGAGGCATCCCTATTTGGCAGCGGAGAGAGACGGAGAACTGATTGGATATGCTTACGCGGGGGTGTTCAATGAGCGGGCAGCATGTGACCGGTCTGTGGAGACAGCCATTTATGTTCGGCAGGATGGGAGAAAAGATGGAATTGGAAGAATGCTGTATGAGGCGTTGGAGAAAATTTTATCGGAACAGAATATATTGAATCTGAATGCCTGCATTGCGTATGTGGATGATGATGATCCTTATTTGACCAAAAACAGTGTAGAGTTCCACAACCATATGGGATATCGATTTGTGGGCAGATTTCGTAGATGTGGGTACAAATTTGGACGCTGGTATGACTTGGTGTGGATGGAAAAATATATTGGGGAACATGTGGAAAAACCGGAGAAAGTTATATGGTTTGATGAGATGAAATATGATAAAATGAAAAGAGGAATATGA
- a CDS encoding BlaI/MecI/CopY family transcriptional regulator, with protein MKKISESEQEIMMAIWNAENKNSITASYLEEVFGEKKGWKKTSILTFLSRLVEKGYLSCEKNGKSNFYEPIVSYEEFSRRESKHILDKLYRNSLKNFVVSLYDGDELSRQDVKELREFLDEISTKSEEE; from the coding sequence ATGAAAAAGATTTCAGAGTCAGAACAGGAAATTATGATGGCAATATGGAATGCGGAAAATAAGAATTCCATTACAGCATCCTATCTTGAGGAGGTATTTGGAGAAAAAAAAGGCTGGAAAAAGACGTCGATTTTGACGTTTTTGTCAAGGCTTGTAGAAAAAGGATATCTCTCCTGTGAAAAAAACGGAAAATCTAATTTTTATGAACCGATTGTATCTTACGAAGAATTTTCGAGAAGAGAGAGTAAACATATTTTAGATAAACTATACCGTAATTCCTTAAAAAATTTTGTCGTATCACTATATGATGGCGACGAACTTTCCAGACAGGATGTAAAGGAACTGAGAGAATTTTTGGATGAGATCAGTACAAAATCAGAGGAGGAGTGA
- a CDS encoding GntR family transcriptional regulator: MKLIINNSSMVPIYEQLVDQIKLLIRSGELRENDILPSVRALSKELKISALTVKKSYDTLESEGFTVTVHGKGTYVKAVNTDLLLEEQKKEVETDFEQAILKGRRYGISDEDLKNLFELIMEG, translated from the coding sequence ATGAAACTTATCATAAACAATTCCTCTATGGTTCCCATCTACGAGCAGCTTGTAGATCAGATCAAATTGCTCATTCGAAGTGGCGAACTGAGAGAGAATGATATCCTGCCATCCGTCCGCGCACTGTCAAAAGAATTAAAAATCAGTGCACTGACCGTCAAAAAGTCTTATGACACATTAGAGAGTGAAGGCTTTACCGTAACCGTACACGGAAAAGGAACATATGTAAAAGCAGTCAACACCGACCTTTTATTAGAAGAACAAAAGAAAGAGGTGGAGACTGATTTCGAACAGGCAATTCTAAAAGGCAGACGATACGGAATTAGTGATGAAGATTTGAAAAATTTATTTGAATTAATTATGGAGGGATAA
- a CDS encoding ABC transporter ATP-binding protein, giving the protein MLKVEHLQKRYKQFSLNCSLEIKSGYVTGLIGQNGAGKSTTFKAILGLISIDGGAITLLGKEIENFTAKDKEALGVVLSDSGFSGYLTIRDIVPVLEHLYHKFDKYFFLEQVKKYNLPLNKKIKEFSTGMKAKLKVLVAISHHAKLLILDEPTAGLDVIARDELLELLREFMEKDEDRAILISSHISSDLETLCDDLYMIHDGKIILHEDTDVLLGDYALLKLDDTQYHALDKQYLLRSKKEPFGYSCLTDQKQYYIENYPDITIEKGTIDAVITMMIRGE; this is encoded by the coding sequence ATGTTAAAAGTAGAACATTTGCAAAAACGATACAAACAGTTTTCTCTCAATTGTTCTTTGGAGATTAAATCTGGCTATGTAACCGGACTAATAGGACAAAACGGTGCCGGAAAAAGTACAACATTTAAGGCTATTTTAGGATTGATTTCTATTGATGGCGGTGCCATTACACTTCTCGGAAAAGAGATTGAGAATTTTACAGCAAAAGACAAGGAAGCTTTGGGTGTTGTCCTATCCGACTCCGGTTTCAGCGGATATCTGACAATCCGAGATATCGTTCCGGTTTTGGAACATTTGTACCATAAATTTGACAAATATTTCTTTTTGGAACAGGTCAAAAAATACAACCTTCCACTGAATAAAAAAATCAAAGAATTTTCAACCGGTATGAAAGCAAAATTAAAAGTGCTTGTGGCTATCTCCCACCATGCAAAACTGCTGATATTAGATGAACCAACTGCCGGATTGGATGTCATCGCCAGAGATGAACTACTTGAGTTGTTAAGAGAATTTATGGAAAAAGATGAAGACCGTGCAATCTTGATCAGCTCTCACATTTCCAGTGATCTGGAGACGCTATGTGATGATCTCTATATGATCCATGACGGAAAAATTATTCTTCACGAAGATACCGATGTATTATTGGGTGATTATGCGCTGTTAAAACTAGATGATACACAATATCATGCACTGGACAAACAATATCTTCTGCGCTCCAAAAAAGAGCCTTTCGGATACAGCTGTCTCACAGACCAAAAACAGTATTATATAGAAAATTATCCCGATATCACGATTGAAAAGGGAACCATTGATGCTGTTATTACAATGATGATCAGGGGGGAATAA
- a CDS encoding ABC-2 transporter permease, whose translation MKGLLIKDFKLMKMQKNFFLMMIAIVIAISFFQNEISFPLGFLPFVISLFSLSTISYDEFDNGNAFLFSLPISRKDYVKEKYLLSFLLGFGALILGLLIICVASFLKGDTIPADIIWAALIILSSLIIIQAIMLPFQLKYGPEKARIALMGTFGLIFVAGVIFVKLTQAAGVGTVILAKLSALHVGIFAAAITLIAAIFLFLSMQAAIKIVEKKEF comes from the coding sequence ATGAAAGGATTACTCATAAAAGATTTTAAATTAATGAAAATGCAGAAAAACTTTTTTCTCATGATGATTGCAATCGTCATAGCAATCTCGTTTTTTCAAAATGAGATATCATTTCCACTAGGATTTTTGCCATTTGTCATATCACTTTTTTCTTTGAGTACGATCAGTTATGACGAGTTTGACAATGGAAATGCATTTTTATTCAGCCTTCCAATCAGCAGAAAAGATTATGTGAAAGAAAAATATCTGCTTTCTTTCCTGCTTGGTTTTGGTGCTCTGATCTTGGGCCTTCTGATCATCTGTGTGGCTAGCTTTCTAAAAGGAGACACGATTCCTGCGGATATCATTTGGGCTGCACTGATAATCCTATCAAGCCTCATCATAATACAGGCGATTATGCTCCCGTTTCAGCTAAAATATGGTCCTGAAAAGGCAAGAATCGCACTGATGGGAACATTCGGACTGATATTTGTAGCCGGAGTGATCTTTGTCAAGCTCACTCAAGCCGCAGGCGTTGGTACCGTCATCCTTGCAAAACTTTCTGCACTCCATGTCGGGATCTTTGCTGCCGCCATCACACTGATTGCAGCTATATTTCTTTTCTTGTCTATGCAGGCTGCCATAAAAATTGTAGAGAAAAAAGAATTTTAA
- a CDS encoding Cof-type HAD-IIB family hydrolase: MIKAVFLDMDGTVISHKQGKVLESTKDAICQLRERGIKVFAATGRHILEMEELPVKGISFDGYVMLNGQICLDGEKELVYDFPIAAEDTKRMITVFEEKKIPVMLVGLNRMYINFVDEKVRAAQKAISTAVPKVGSYNGENVYQFIVYDSEGKVQQLMENLTDCKENVWNPMAFDIIPKRGGKAAGIRQILEHFKIGQEEIMAFGDGDNDIDMLRYAHIGVAMGNAGEHVKTHADYVTACVDDDGIYKALKVYGLL, translated from the coding sequence ATGATAAAAGCAGTTTTTTTGGATATGGATGGCACAGTGATATCACATAAACAGGGGAAGGTCCTGGAAAGCACAAAAGATGCCATCTGTCAGCTGCGGGAGCGGGGAATTAAAGTTTTTGCTGCGACAGGGAGGCATATACTGGAGATGGAAGAACTTCCGGTAAAGGGAATTTCATTTGACGGGTATGTGATGCTGAACGGACAGATTTGTCTGGATGGAGAGAAAGAACTTGTGTATGATTTCCCGATTGCTGCGGAAGATACAAAGAGAATGATTACTGTGTTTGAGGAGAAAAAAATTCCTGTTATGCTTGTTGGTCTGAACAGGATGTATATTAATTTTGTGGATGAAAAAGTTCGGGCAGCTCAGAAGGCAATCTCAACAGCGGTGCCGAAGGTAGGCTCGTACAATGGAGAAAATGTGTACCAGTTTATTGTGTATGACAGCGAAGGCAAGGTACAGCAACTGATGGAAAACCTTACAGATTGCAAAGAAAATGTATGGAATCCAATGGCATTTGACATTATTCCGAAAAGAGGAGGAAAGGCTGCCGGTATCAGGCAGATATTGGAGCATTTTAAGATTGGACAAGAGGAAATCATGGCATTTGGAGACGGAGACAATGACATCGATATGCTTCGGTATGCGCACATTGGAGTTGCTATGGGAAATGCCGGTGAGCATGTGAAAACGCATGCAGACTACGTGACTGCATGCGTGGATGATGACGGCATCTATAAGGCGTTAAAAGTGTATGGTCTTTTGTGA
- the udk gene encoding uridine kinase codes for MKNIIIGIAGGTGSGKSTFTRKLKKEFKDDVAVLYHDNYYRDQSDIPLEVRKKTNYDHPDAMETELLVQQLMELKEGKAIECPVYDYTLHTRSNQVERVEPKKVILLEGILVLADERLRNLMDIKVYVEADADERILRRLIRDVKERGRDIEGVVEQYLTTVKPMHYLYVEPTRSTADIVINSGMNPIAFELVKNMIQKILDEEKR; via the coding sequence ATGAAGAATATCATTATAGGAATCGCCGGAGGAACCGGCTCAGGAAAATCAACATTTACTAGAAAGCTAAAGAAAGAATTTAAGGATGATGTAGCGGTGTTGTATCATGACAATTATTATCGTGATCAGAGTGATATACCATTGGAAGTACGTAAAAAGACGAACTATGATCATCCGGATGCGATGGAGACCGAACTTTTAGTGCAGCAGTTGATGGAATTAAAAGAGGGAAAGGCGATTGAATGTCCGGTGTATGACTATACATTGCATACACGCTCTAATCAGGTCGAGCGTGTAGAGCCAAAAAAAGTGATTCTTCTGGAAGGGATTCTTGTTCTTGCGGATGAGCGACTGCGGAATCTGATGGATATTAAAGTGTATGTAGAGGCGGATGCGGATGAACGAATTTTAAGACGTCTTATTCGTGATGTGAAAGAGCGCGGACGTGACATCGAAGGTGTTGTAGAGCAGTATCTCACAACGGTGAAGCCAATGCATTATCTCTATGTCGAACCGACAAGAAGCACGGCAGATATCGTCATTAACAGTGGAATGAATCCGATTGCGTTTGAACTGGTAAAAAATATGATTCAGAAAATATTGGATGAGGAAAAAAGATGA
- a CDS encoding HD domain-containing protein, producing the protein MQARELLNLLTVAERLKDTTRHCYTSKGRRESVAEHSWMMTLMVFFMRDEFPEADMDKVIRMCIIHDLGEAFTGDIPAFEKTAEDEKKEEELLYDWVRSLPKSYAEEMQQLYKEMEERKTLEAKIYKAIDGLEAVIQHNFSDLSTWIPKEYEMNQTYANDRVTFSDYLTVLREEIRKDTIEKIER; encoded by the coding sequence ATGCAGGCACGAGAACTATTGAATTTATTGACAGTGGCGGAACGACTAAAAGATACAACGAGGCACTGTTACACGTCAAAAGGAAGACGGGAAAGTGTTGCGGAACACAGCTGGATGATGACATTGATGGTGTTTTTTATGAGGGATGAATTCCCGGAGGCGGATATGGACAAGGTCATTCGGATGTGTATCATTCACGATTTGGGGGAAGCATTCACGGGGGATATTCCGGCGTTTGAAAAAACAGCAGAAGATGAAAAAAAGGAAGAAGAACTGTTGTATGACTGGGTGAGAAGTCTTCCGAAATCCTATGCGGAAGAAATGCAGCAACTTTATAAAGAGATGGAAGAACGAAAGACTTTGGAAGCAAAGATCTACAAGGCAATTGATGGTCTGGAAGCCGTAATACAGCATAATTTTTCAGATTTGTCTACATGGATTCCAAAAGAGTATGAGATGAATCAGACATATGCAAATGACAGAGTTACATTTTCGGATTATCTGACAGTGTTGAGGGAAGAAATCAGAAAGGATACGATAGAAAAAATAGAAAGGTAA
- a CDS encoding GNAT family N-acetyltransferase translates to MIRKLRKTDLDEVAYIWLHTNKKAHDFIAETYWDEHFEMVEGMLGDAEIYVFEEQGQIKGFVGLDGEYIAGIFVREKEQSLGIGKQLLDFVKSLKGQLKLNVYQKNERAIKFYTREQFEIQDEQTDEATGEAEYLMLWKK, encoded by the coding sequence ATGATTCGAAAATTAAGGAAAACAGATCTTGACGAAGTGGCGTATATCTGGTTGCATACGAATAAAAAAGCACATGATTTTATTGCGGAAACGTACTGGGATGAGCATTTTGAGATGGTCGAGGGAATGCTTGGAGATGCAGAGATTTATGTGTTTGAAGAGCAGGGTCAAATCAAAGGATTTGTAGGCTTGGATGGCGAGTATATTGCGGGAATCTTTGTAAGAGAGAAAGAACAGTCTTTGGGAATTGGAAAACAGCTTTTGGATTTCGTAAAAAGTCTGAAAGGACAATTGAAGTTGAATGTTTATCAAAAAAATGAACGGGCGATAAAGTTTTATACACGTGAGCAGTTTGAGATACAGGATGAGCAGACAGATGAGGCGACAGGGGAAGCAGAATATCTGATGCTATGGAAGAAATAA
- a CDS encoding iron-containing alcohol dehydrogenase — MLGNFSYCNPTKLYFGEDSLNYLNEELQKYGKNVVLVYGGGSIKKNGIYDEVIEILKKNGKNVAEIAGVMPNPTLAKLYEGVEIAKSHQADLLLAVGGGSVCDYSKAVSVSVNCKEDPWEKYFIRFEEPDCEVIPVGCVLTMVGTGSEMNAGSVITNQDTKQKIGHVFADEKIMPRFSILNPGYTMTLPKYQMVSGIYDIFNHICEQYFSGEDDNTSDYMSEGLMRSLLKSSRVAVKNPQDYEARSNIMWTATWALNTLVAMGKSADWMVHMLGQAVGGYTNATHGMTLAAVSLPYYRYIMPYGLEKFKRFAVNVWNVSPEGKTDEQVAREGLKAMENWMNELGLVMNISELGANEEMLESIADVTFPMSGGYKELNRDEILRIFKESLQRKFTKKSHQEMSV; from the coding sequence ATGTTAGGTAATTTTTCGTATTGTAACCCTACAAAGCTCTATTTTGGAGAGGACTCTCTGAATTATCTGAATGAGGAGCTCCAAAAGTATGGGAAAAATGTTGTTTTAGTCTATGGTGGCGGTTCAATTAAGAAGAATGGAATCTATGATGAAGTGATCGAAATTCTGAAAAAGAATGGAAAGAATGTGGCGGAAATCGCCGGAGTTATGCCAAACCCAACACTTGCAAAGTTGTATGAGGGTGTTGAGATCGCTAAGAGCCATCAGGCGGACTTGTTGCTGGCTGTCGGTGGAGGATCTGTCTGCGACTATTCTAAGGCAGTATCGGTTTCTGTCAATTGTAAGGAAGATCCGTGGGAAAAATATTTTATCCGTTTTGAGGAGCCGGATTGTGAAGTGATTCCGGTTGGTTGTGTGCTGACAATGGTTGGAACAGGCTCTGAGATGAACGCTGGTTCTGTGATTACCAATCAGGATACAAAACAGAAAATCGGACATGTATTTGCAGATGAAAAAATTATGCCGAGATTTTCAATCTTAAATCCGGGATATACAATGACTCTTCCAAAATATCAGATGGTATCCGGTATTTACGACATATTCAACCATATTTGTGAGCAGTATTTTTCGGGAGAAGATGATAACACCAGCGATTATATGAGTGAAGGGCTGATGCGTTCGCTGCTGAAATCCAGCCGTGTGGCAGTGAAAAATCCACAGGATTATGAAGCGCGAAGCAATATTATGTGGACCGCAACATGGGCATTGAACACGTTGGTGGCAATGGGAAAAAGTGCTGATTGGATGGTGCACATGCTTGGTCAGGCAGTAGGTGGCTACACAAATGCGACACATGGTATGACACTTGCAGCGGTTTCGCTTCCGTATTATCGGTATATCATGCCATATGGTCTTGAAAAATTCAAACGTTTTGCAGTGAATGTGTGGAATGTATCACCTGAAGGAAAGACAGATGAGCAGGTTGCCAGGGAAGGTTTGAAAGCGATGGAGAACTGGATGAACGAACTAGGTTTGGTTATGAATATTTCGGAACTTGGAGCAAATGAAGAGATGCTGGAAAGCATTGCAGATGTAACGTTTCCAATGTCAGGTGGATATAAAGAGTTGAATCGAGACGAGATCCTTAGAATCTTTAAAGAAAGTTTACAAAGAAAGTTTACAAAAAAGTCTCATCAAGAAATGTCTGTATAG
- a CDS encoding MerR family transcriptional regulator, translating into MYTIGQISEMFQLPISTLRYYDKEGLFPDLERSSGIRRFSEKEIEALRVIECLKKSGLEIKDIKLFMEWCSEGSATYQRRKELFERQKEIVQKEIAKLEKVLDMLQFKCWYYDQAVKDGNEDRIQSILPDRLPEDIQKIYNRSHNDQ; encoded by the coding sequence ATGTATACAATCGGACAAATATCTGAAATGTTTCAACTGCCGATTTCCACACTTCGCTATTATGATAAAGAAGGACTTTTTCCGGATTTAGAGCGTTCTTCCGGCATTCGCAGGTTCAGCGAAAAAGAAATCGAAGCGCTTCGCGTGATTGAATGTCTGAAAAAATCTGGGCTGGAAATCAAAGACATAAAATTATTTATGGAATGGTGTTCTGAAGGAAGCGCTACCTACCAAAGACGCAAAGAACTATTTGAGCGCCAAAAAGAAATTGTACAAAAAGAAATCGCAAAATTGGAAAAGGTTTTGGATATGCTTCAATTCAAATGCTGGTACTATGATCAGGCAGTCAAAGACGGGAACGAAGACCGAATCCAAAGCATTCTGCCCGATCGTCTCCCAGAAGACATTCAGAAAATATACAATCGTTCTCACAATGATCAATAG
- the trpA gene encoding tryptophan synthase subunit alpha has translation MSNIRKAFEQGKAFIPFITCGDPDLETTGAVVRAAVENGADLIELGIPFSDPTAEGNVIQGANLRALSGGVTTDKIFAFVKELRKDVKVPMVFMTYANVVFSYGAERFLSSCKECEIDGLILPDLPFEEKEEFLPVCHQYGVDLISLIAPTSANRIAMIAKEAEGFLYIVSSLGVTGARSEIKTDLASIVEVVRQNTDIPCAIGFGISTPEQAKKMANISDGAIVGSAIVKLLETYKKEAPEYVGAYVKTMKDSLR, from the coding sequence ATGAGTAATATTCGAAAAGCATTTGAACAAGGAAAAGCATTTATTCCGTTTATCACCTGCGGTGATCCGGATCTGGAGACAACCGGGGCTGTAGTTCGGGCAGCGGTGGAAAACGGGGCAGATCTGATTGAACTTGGCATCCCATTTTCAGATCCTACCGCGGAGGGAAATGTAATTCAGGGGGCAAACTTGAGGGCATTAAGTGGTGGTGTGACAACAGATAAAATATTTGCATTTGTGAAAGAGCTGCGAAAAGATGTGAAAGTGCCGATGGTATTTATGACATATGCAAACGTTGTATTTTCTTACGGTGCAGAACGGTTTCTTTCTTCCTGTAAAGAGTGTGAGATTGACGGATTGATTCTGCCGGATCTGCCATTTGAAGAAAAAGAAGAATTTTTGCCGGTTTGCCATCAATATGGGGTAGATTTGATCTCGCTAATCGCTCCGACTTCTGCAAACCGTATTGCAATGATCGCAAAAGAAGCAGAAGGATTTTTATATATCGTGTCAAGTCTTGGAGTGACCGGAGCGAGAAGTGAGATCAAGACAGATTTAGCATCTATTGTCGAGGTAGTACGACAGAATACAGATATTCCTTGTGCAATTGGATTTGGAATATCAACTCCAGAGCAGGCAAAGAAGATGGCGAATATTTCAGACGGTGCGATCGTCGGCTCGGCGATTGTTAAGCTGCTTGAGACATATAAAAAAGAGGCGCCCGAATATGTCGGAGCATATGTGAAAACAATGAAAGACAGCCTGAGATGA
- the trpB gene encoding tryptophan synthase subunit beta — MTNQNGRFGIHGGQYIPETLMNAVIELEEAYNYYKNDPEFNRELTELLNEYAGRPSRLYFAQKMTKDLGGAKIYLKREDLNHTGAHKINNVLGQALLAKKMGKTRLIAETGAGQHGVATATAAALLGMECVVFMGEEDTIRQALNVYRMRLLGAEVIPVRTGTATLKDAVSEAMREWTSRISDIHYCLGSVMGPHPFPTIVRDFQAVISKEIKEQILEKEGKLPDAVVACVGGGSNAIGSFYHFIDDKEVRLIGCEAAGRGIDTRETAATVNTGTLGIFHGMKSYFCQDEYGQIAPVYSISAGLDYPGIGPEHAHLHDLGRAEYVPVTDDEAVDAFEYLAKTEGIIPAIESAHAVAYAMKLAPEMKTDQILVITVSGRGDKDCAAIARYRGEDIYE; from the coding sequence ATGACAAATCAAAATGGACGTTTTGGCATTCACGGTGGACAGTACATTCCGGAAACCTTGATGAATGCAGTGATTGAATTGGAAGAAGCGTATAATTATTATAAAAACGACCCGGAATTTAACCGGGAACTTACGGAATTATTAAACGAATATGCGGGGAGACCGTCAAGACTTTATTTTGCACAGAAGATGACAAAAGATCTGGGCGGGGCGAAGATTTATCTGAAACGTGAAGACTTGAATCATACTGGTGCACATAAAATCAATAATGTGCTTGGTCAGGCGCTTCTTGCAAAGAAGATGGGAAAAACACGTTTGATTGCAGAGACCGGAGCCGGTCAGCATGGAGTTGCCACTGCTACGGCAGCTGCGCTTTTAGGAATGGAATGTGTGGTGTTTATGGGAGAAGAAGACACAATCCGGCAGGCGCTCAATGTGTATCGGATGCGGCTTCTTGGAGCGGAAGTGATACCGGTCAGAACAGGAACTGCCACTTTAAAAGATGCGGTCTCTGAGGCAATGCGGGAATGGACTTCACGCATCAGTGACATACATTATTGTCTCGGCTCGGTGATGGGACCGCATCCGTTTCCTACGATTGTGCGTGACTTTCAGGCTGTCATTTCCAAGGAGATTAAGGAGCAGATACTGGAAAAAGAAGGGAAACTTCCGGATGCAGTAGTTGCCTGTGTAGGAGGAGGCTCAAATGCGATTGGCAGTTTTTATCACTTTATTGACGACAAAGAAGTTCGGCTGATCGGCTGTGAAGCGGCTGGAAGAGGAATTGATACGCGCGAGACCGCAGCGACAGTCAATACGGGAACACTTGGAATCTTCCATGGTATGAAATCATATTTCTGCCAGGATGAGTATGGGCAGATCGCGCCGGTATATTCGATCTCTGCAGGGCTTGACTATCCGGGAATCGGGCCGGAACATGCACATCTGCACGATCTTGGGAGAGCAGAATATGTTCCGGTGACAGATGATGAGGCGGTGGATGCATTTGAATATCTGGCAAAGACGGAGGGAATCATTCCGGCGATTGAGTCTGCACACGCAGTTGCCTATGCCATGAAACTTGCACCTGAAATGAAAACAGATCAGATTCTTGTCATTACTGTATCGGGCAGAGGAGATAAAGATTGTGCTGCAATTGCACGCTATAGAGGGGAGGATATCTATGAGTAA
- a CDS encoding phosphoribosylanthranilate isomerase, whose translation MTKIKLCGLRRVCDIEAANALHPEYVGFVFAAKSRRYISPEKVAELRKYLQTGIQVVGVFVNEEPKQVAGLLNSGVIDIAQLHGEEDNAYIKILRKMSDRPIIQAFRIKMEKDVKRAEESEADMLLLDSGAGTGKVFDWKLIQTIERPYFLAGGITSHNVSEAIQRLHPDGVDVSSSIETDGKKDQKKMAAFVAAVRREEKI comes from the coding sequence ATGACGAAGATAAAACTGTGCGGTTTGAGGCGGGTTTGTGACATTGAGGCAGCCAATGCCCTGCATCCGGAGTATGTTGGGTTTGTATTTGCAGCGAAAAGCAGGAGATATATAAGTCCTGAAAAAGTAGCGGAACTTAGAAAATATTTGCAGACAGGGATACAGGTGGTCGGTGTGTTTGTAAATGAAGAGCCAAAGCAGGTTGCAGGACTTCTAAACAGCGGTGTCATAGATATAGCGCAGCTTCATGGTGAGGAAGACAACGCATATATAAAAATACTTCGAAAGATGTCTGACAGACCGATCATTCAGGCATTTCGCATAAAGATGGAAAAAGATGTTAAGAGGGCAGAGGAAAGTGAAGCGGATATGCTCTTATTGGATTCCGGAGCGGGGACAGGAAAAGTGTTTGACTGGAAGCTGATCCAAACGATAGAAAGACCTTATTTTCTTGCAGGAGGCATTACAAGCCACAATGTATCCGAGGCGATACAAAGATTGCATCCGGATGGCGTGGATGTCAGTTCCAGCATTGAGACAGATGGGAAAAAAGATCAGAAAAAAATGGCGGCATTTGTCGCAGCAGTAAGAAGGGAAGAGAAAATATGA